Genomic segment of Ignavibacteriales bacterium:
TTAATCCGAGTACTTTTGCTAATGAAAAGCTGACACCGCCTTGTGCATAATCTAAATTCGTGTGTGCTGAAAAAAGAGCTATCTTATGTTCTGCAAGCAGCAAGACCAATTCACCAATTGGGTCGTTTGCGATAATTGCTGACGGCGGCCGGAAAAGCAGCGGATGATGCGAAACGATGAGTTCCACTTTTTGTGAGATTGCATCATGAACGATTTGCCTGGTGACATCGAGTGTTACTAAAATTTTTGTAACCTTGTTTCGCTTGTCGCCAACTTGTAACCCGACATTATCTTTTTCCCATGCAACCCACTTCGGTGCCCAATCTTCAAACAACTGAACGATATTTGATACATGCAGGCTCATATAAAAAAAGTGTCCCGCTGGTTGGGCGGGACACTTTTAAAAATCTTTAAGTTTTTTGAATTGCAGTTTTATCGATTATTAATTTCTTTTTTACAGGCATCTTTATTCGCATTACAGCCATTGATATGGATTCACATTGCGCCATCTGCTTCTACAAGAATAATAAAAAAATGATAGAAATGCAAGGCGCACATTCTTGTCAGACGTGTCAAGAATAATCGCCATGGAAATCTATTTTTTCAAAATTGAGATCGCGTAACCGCTTAATTTCTGAATCGATGGTATTGAATCGGTTCTCAAACGATTTCATCACTTCGGGCTGTACAGTTTCTAACGTTTGACGCTGCAGGAGATCAAAACTAATTTTGACTGCTGCAAGCGGATTGTTGAATTCATGACACACCGTGACGACTAACTCACGGATGGCCTGGGCTCGACTTTCAGCCATGGCCAATCTTTTTTCAACCGCCTGTTTGTGCTTCCGTAAGTGAACACGGTCAAGAATACTGAGAATTGTTCGCGGCAGGTATGCCTCGTTTAAATCATCTTTCAGAAGAAAATCTTCAACTCCAAGTTTCATTGCCTCAACCGCAAGTTTGAAATCGCGAAAACCAGTTAAAAAGATGATTGGGATGTATCGTCCCATCTGATCCAATTGTAAACAGAACTCCAGACCGCTCGAAGTCGGGAAGTAGTAGTCCATGATAATCACATCTATCTCTTGGTTCTGAGCGATTTCGGCAAGTGCACTTTCAACAGAATCCTTCCAAAGAACAACAAAAGTGCGTTGTTGAAAACGTTTGAGAATAAGTTGAACCAACTTGGCAAAGGTGACATCATCATCCACCAGAAGTACCCGAATGGATGTCTGCTGATCACGGGTGAGAGTTTCCATGTACTAAAGTACCACAAGTTCGTATAACATTCAATGAAAGATTTATTCTATTGTACGTGCGGATGCAATATTTTTAGATTTGAAATGATATGCTTTCTTGTAGAATTGGTTGCTTTTCATCACTATTCTTCATATAATCACAATCATAAATACCCGTTCAGAATTTTTAAATGTCCGGTTTCCAAGACGAAAACAGACATTCTGTGAGGAGATACTCTATGCCAGTAAAAAACAAGATTTTAGTTGTCGATGACGAAGAAGCACTTCGCGATGTCCTCAGTACTGAATTAGAAGGCGAGGGGTATCAAGTGTCCAGTGCTGTTGACGGACAAGCAGCGATCAACGTTTTAACGACGAATGAATATGATCTTATTCTCTTAGATATTAAAATGCCCAATGTCGATGGATTCGAAGTACTCAAGTTTGTAAAGGAACGCTGGCCTAAAACAAAAGTGGTGATGTTGACAGGTTTTGCCGATCTCAAGAATGCTATTGAATCGAAGAAGCTCGGTGCGGAAGATTTTGTTAGTAAACCTTATGACCTCGTCGATCTGCTGACCACAGTCGAAAGAGTTCTTACGAGCGCATAAAGCCGGCATGGGAGACCTGCCGATATGCCAAAAAAACATCGGGTTCTTGTCGTAGACGATGAAGAATCTATAACCTATCTCGTTAAAACCGAACTTGAAGATCTACCGGAGTTTGAAGTTGACGCTGCATTAAGCGGTTCGGATGCAATCAATCTTATCCAATCAAAAGTCTATGACGTTGTGTTACTTGACGTCAAGATGCCACGTATTGGTGGCGTTGAAGTTCTCAGATATATAAAAGATCACGCCCCAACCACCCAGGTAATTATATTGACGAATGTTGTCGATGTTAAAACGGCAATCGAGACAACAAAGTTAGGCGCATATGATTTCATTAGCAAACCGTATGAAACAGCCGAACTTTTAGCGACAGTCCGCCGTGCACTTGAACACAAGCAGTTAGTTATCGACAAGGAAGTGAACCAGCTTGGACGACCGGTGGAACTGATTGGTGAATGTCAGATATTCAAAGACATTATCAACAAAGCAATTAAATTGGCGTCGAGCGAAGCGTTTGTATTGATTCAAGGTGCGAGCGGTACCGGTAAAGAACTCTTCGCGCGGCTTGTTCACCAACATAGTACGCGCAAGGATCAGCCATTCATTGCCGTCAACTGCGCTGCAATGCCGGATCAATTATTAGAGAGTGAATTATTCGGACACGAAAAAGGATCATTTACGAGCGCCATCAAAACAAAACAAGGTCTTGTCGAGGTTGCCGACGGCGGCACGTTGTTCTTGGATGAAGTTGGTGATATCAGCATCACAACGCAGCCAAAGCTTCTTCGTTTTTTGGAAACAGGTGAGTTTCGGAGAGTTGGCGGCACAAATACTCGAATGGTTGATGTTCGCGTCGTGTCTGCAACGAATAAAAATTTGCAGGAAGAAGTGAAAGCCGCCCGCTTTCGTGAAGACTTGCTGTATAGATTAAATGTTGTCAGTCTTCGCCTTCCAAATTTGAATGAACGAAAAGAAGATATTCCCCTTCTGGTAGAAAGTTTTCTTTCACGAAAAACAAGAACGAAGTAT
This window contains:
- a CDS encoding response regulator; translated protein: METLTRDQQTSIRVLLVDDDVTFAKLVQLILKRFQQRTFVVLWKDSVESALAEIAQNQEIDVIIMDYYFPTSSGLEFCLQLDQMGRYIPIIFLTGFRDFKLAVEAMKLGVEDFLLKDDLNEAYLPRTILSILDRVHLRKHKQAVEKRLAMAESRAQAIRELVVTVCHEFNNPLAAVKISFDLLQRQTLETVQPEVMKSFENRFNTIDSEIKRLRDLNFEKIDFHGDYS
- a CDS encoding response regulator — protein: MPVKNKILVVDDEEALRDVLSTELEGEGYQVSSAVDGQAAINVLTTNEYDLILLDIKMPNVDGFEVLKFVKERWPKTKVVMLTGFADLKNAIESKKLGAEDFVSKPYDLVDLLTTVERVLTSA
- a CDS encoding sigma-54 dependent transcriptional regulator, coding for MPKKHRVLVVDDEESITYLVKTELEDLPEFEVDAALSGSDAINLIQSKVYDVVLLDVKMPRIGGVEVLRYIKDHAPTTQVIILTNVVDVKTAIETTKLGAYDFISKPYETAELLATVRRALEHKQLVIDKEVNQLGRPVELIGECQIFKDIINKAIKLASSEAFVLIQGASGTGKELFARLVHQHSTRKDQPFIAVNCAAMPDQLLESELFGHEKGSFTSAIKTKQGLVEVADGGTLFLDEVGDISITTQPKLLRFLETGEFRRVGGTNTRMVDVRVVSATNKNLQEEVKAARFREDLLYRLNVVSLRLPNLNERKEDIPLLVESFLSRKTRTKYLNPEAFQVLMSYDWPGNVRELEHVIEGAVALSHSDIIEPKDLWMNVALSVTLPAASVPSQLPAADKLIKMDELEKLYIERALKHYRWNRVKTAATLGITPKTLYLKIKRYKIQIPSLDTPE